The following proteins are encoded in a genomic region of Streptomyces collinus Tu 365:
- a CDS encoding sensor histidine kinase, with translation MDVNAAVAAAAAIAGVLTGVIAMLAFRWSERDQKRPTRTSLHTDPVLPPGVDTVLSVLRSSAVVLDEADAVVKASSAAYALGLVRGGKLSVEPMLQMARDTRRDGEIRQVELDLPRRGTGRGEALAVSARVAPLGSRLVLLLVEDLTEARRIEAVRRDFVANVSHELKTPVGALSLLSEAVMDASDDPEAVQRFAGRMQIEATRLTNLVQELIDLSRVQNDDPLEDAEPVRVDELVAEAVDRCRHQAGAKQIIMAAGGTADLHVWGNRGQLAAALGNLVENAVNYSPARTRVGIAARRVVAPGGDMIELAVTDQGIGISDKDKERIFERFYRVDPARSRATGGTGLGLAIVKHVVASHGGEVTVWSAEGQGSTFTLRLPEAGVARDRALHHPDLDEEDGGPTDTSPYEPLPAPEVLP, from the coding sequence ATGGACGTGAACGCGGCGGTCGCCGCAGCGGCAGCGATCGCCGGGGTGCTTACCGGTGTCATCGCCATGCTGGCGTTCCGCTGGAGCGAACGCGACCAGAAGCGACCCACCAGGACTTCCTTGCACACCGATCCCGTACTCCCGCCCGGCGTGGACACCGTGCTGTCCGTGCTCCGCTCCTCGGCCGTCGTCCTCGACGAGGCCGACGCCGTCGTCAAGGCCAGCTCCGCCGCCTACGCCCTCGGGCTGGTCCGCGGCGGCAAGCTCTCGGTCGAGCCGATGCTCCAGATGGCCCGGGACACCAGACGCGACGGCGAGATACGCCAGGTGGAGCTGGACCTGCCCCGGCGCGGCACCGGACGGGGCGAGGCCCTCGCCGTCTCCGCGCGGGTGGCCCCGCTCGGCTCCCGGCTGGTCCTGCTGCTGGTCGAGGACCTCACCGAGGCGCGCAGGATCGAGGCCGTACGGCGCGACTTCGTGGCGAACGTCAGCCACGAGCTGAAGACGCCCGTCGGCGCGCTCTCCCTGCTCTCCGAGGCCGTGATGGACGCCTCCGACGACCCCGAGGCCGTGCAGCGCTTCGCGGGCCGCATGCAGATCGAGGCGACCCGGCTGACCAACCTGGTCCAGGAGCTGATCGACCTCTCCCGGGTGCAGAACGACGACCCGCTGGAGGACGCCGAGCCCGTCCGGGTGGACGAGCTGGTCGCCGAGGCCGTCGACCGCTGCCGCCACCAGGCCGGCGCCAAGCAGATCATCATGGCCGCCGGGGGCACCGCCGACCTGCACGTCTGGGGCAACCGCGGCCAGCTCGCCGCCGCCCTCGGCAACCTGGTCGAGAACGCCGTGAACTACTCACCGGCCCGCACCCGGGTCGGCATCGCCGCCCGCAGGGTGGTCGCCCCGGGCGGCGACATGATCGAACTGGCCGTCACCGACCAGGGCATCGGCATCTCCGACAAGGACAAGGAGCGCATCTTCGAGCGCTTCTACCGCGTCGACCCGGCCCGCTCGCGGGCCACCGGGGGCACCGGCCTCGGACTCGCCATCGTCAAGCACGTGGTCGCCTCGCACGGCGGGGAGGTCACGGTGTGGAGCGCCGAGGGGCAGGGCTCCACGTTCACTCTCAGGCTGCCGGAGGCGGGCGTGGCCCGTGACCGCGCGCTGCACCACCCCGACCTCGACGAAGAGGACGGCGGCCCCACCGACACATCTCCGTACGAACCGCTTCCCGCCCCGGAGGTCCTTCCGTGA
- the phoU gene encoding phosphate signaling complex protein PhoU encodes MRDAYHEELDSIGDGLVEMARLVGSAIGRATTAILDTDLKLAESVIEADQKVDELQHDLEARAIALLARQQPVATDLRIVVTSLRMSADLERSGDLAQHVAKLARLRFPSRAVPHDLHATILEMGQLAQRLMAKAAEVIVTKDVDLALQLEQDDDDMDLLHRTLFQHLIDERWKHGIETAVDVTLLGRYYERYADHAVAVAKRVVYLVTGEHADDLQQDIKPVTGLEGV; translated from the coding sequence ATGCGGGACGCGTACCACGAGGAACTGGACTCGATCGGCGACGGTCTGGTGGAGATGGCCCGGCTGGTCGGCTCCGCCATCGGGCGCGCCACGACGGCGATCCTCGACACCGACCTGAAGCTGGCCGAGAGCGTGATCGAGGCCGACCAGAAGGTCGACGAACTCCAGCACGACCTGGAGGCGCGGGCGATAGCCCTGCTCGCGCGCCAGCAGCCGGTGGCGACGGACCTCCGTATCGTCGTCACGTCGCTGCGCATGTCCGCCGACCTCGAGCGCTCCGGGGACCTCGCGCAGCACGTGGCCAAGCTGGCCCGGCTGCGTTTCCCCTCGCGCGCGGTGCCGCACGACCTGCACGCCACCATCCTGGAGATGGGCCAGCTCGCGCAGCGCCTGATGGCCAAGGCGGCCGAGGTGATCGTGACGAAGGACGTCGACCTCGCCCTCCAGCTGGAGCAGGACGACGACGACATGGACCTGCTGCACCGCACCCTCTTCCAGCACCTGATCGACGAGCGCTGGAAGCACGGCATCGAGACGGCCGTCGACGTGACCCTGCTGGGCCGCTACTACGAGCGGTACGCCGACCACGCCGTGGCGGTCGCCAAGCGTGTCGTCTACCTCGTCACCGGCGAGCACGCGGACGACCTCCAGCAGGACATCAAGCCGGTCACCGGTCTCGAAGGAGTCTGA
- a CDS encoding STAS domain-containing protein, with product MQQFSCETLADLTVPGPATGRLAVIALYGATDAATGPVLAAAFAAHGSAQLVVDLSGLHRLDLACAEVLHACAEAAAAHGRPLRLVACAPEAATLLARTRAGRTGPELYRSVADALAAALAVAAALPGPAAAAPYLRTDAVELRHALHTQALTGRAQGMLMERYGLRDADTADALLVGVARRHGLRPVHLASAFVRQTAPRPGHVRFPGHPRPAEPAVGFARPAGHRPPSLSAFLDALRDAVCAITHADMADVQLIDAGDHTLRLESHRGLPADFVRFFAVVDDVCSACGQAARKGQRVVVDDVATAPEYDEPSRAVMLAAHSRSLQCTPIPGPDDRPQGMFSTLHTRPGHAYTEAEFGALDTAAREAGAWLDWYRATTVTDALEDLHRAARLR from the coding sequence ATGCAGCAGTTCTCCTGCGAGACCCTGGCCGACCTGACGGTCCCCGGACCGGCCACCGGCCGGCTGGCGGTCATCGCCCTGTACGGCGCCACGGACGCCGCCACCGGCCCCGTCCTCGCCGCGGCCTTCGCCGCGCACGGATCCGCCCAGCTCGTCGTGGACCTCAGCGGTCTGCACCGGCTCGACCTCGCCTGCGCCGAGGTGCTGCACGCCTGCGCCGAGGCCGCGGCCGCCCACGGCCGCCCGCTGCGCCTGGTCGCCTGTGCCCCCGAGGCCGCGACCCTGCTGGCCAGGACCAGGGCGGGCCGGACCGGGCCGGAGCTGTACCGGTCGGTCGCCGACGCGCTCGCCGCCGCGCTGGCGGTCGCCGCCGCGCTGCCCGGACCGGCCGCCGCCGCGCCCTACCTGCGCACCGACGCGGTGGAACTGCGGCACGCCCTGCACACGCAGGCCCTGACCGGCCGGGCCCAGGGCATGCTCATGGAGCGCTACGGCCTGCGCGACGCGGACACCGCCGACGCCCTGCTGGTGGGCGTCGCGCGGCGGCACGGCCTCCGGCCCGTCCACCTGGCCTCGGCCTTCGTCCGGCAGACCGCGCCCCGTCCCGGCCATGTCCGGTTCCCCGGCCACCCCCGGCCCGCCGAGCCCGCGGTCGGTTTCGCCCGTCCGGCCGGCCACCGGCCGCCGTCGCTGTCCGCGTTCCTGGACGCGCTGCGGGACGCCGTCTGCGCCATCACCCACGCGGACATGGCCGACGTCCAGCTCATCGACGCCGGCGACCACACGCTGCGGCTGGAGTCCCACCGCGGCCTCCCGGCCGACTTCGTGCGCTTCTTCGCCGTCGTGGACGACGTCTGCAGCGCTTGCGGCCAGGCCGCCCGCAAGGGCCAACGGGTGGTCGTCGACGACGTCGCCACCGCCCCGGAGTACGACGAACCCTCCCGGGCGGTGATGCTGGCCGCGCACAGTCGCTCCCTGCAGTGCACGCCCATCCCCGGCCCCGACGACCGTCCGCAGGGTATGTTCTCCACCCTCCACACCAGGCCCGGCCACGCCTACACCGAGGCCGAGTTCGGCGCCCTGGACACCGCCGCCCGGGAGGCCGGGGCATGGCTCGACTGGTACCGGGCGACCACGGTGACGGACGCCCTGGAGGACCTGCACCGGGCCGCCCGGCTGCGCTGA
- a CDS encoding GAF and ANTAR domain-containing protein: MSREQQLAEAVVGLADPFADDVDPVVLADRLARACVDIAGADAVGVMVASARGDLRTLAVTDERAAFMELFQLQTDEGPCLDCYREGRRVDARDMSACSDRWPQVAPFALRSGFGSVHAVPLRVHRQTVGAVNMLIRKPGGLPPLDLELAQTLADVTAVSLVTWSADRVRPADVSGRVQAALAAKATVDMASGMIAEVGGLSLPEARAALRAHAGGHRGRLLDTAQALVRRTLSPRDVLTADADAPPARD; the protein is encoded by the coding sequence ATGAGCCGGGAACAGCAGCTCGCCGAGGCGGTCGTCGGGCTGGCCGACCCCTTCGCCGACGACGTCGACCCCGTGGTGCTCGCGGACCGGCTGGCCCGCGCCTGCGTCGACATCGCCGGCGCCGACGCCGTGGGCGTCATGGTCGCCTCGGCCCGCGGCGACCTGCGCACTCTGGCGGTCACCGACGAACGGGCGGCCTTCATGGAGCTGTTCCAGCTCCAGACCGACGAGGGCCCCTGCCTCGACTGCTACCGCGAGGGCCGGCGCGTCGACGCCCGCGACATGAGCGCCTGCAGCGACCGCTGGCCCCAGGTGGCACCCTTCGCGCTGCGCAGCGGCTTCGGCTCGGTGCACGCGGTCCCGCTGCGCGTCCACCGGCAGACCGTCGGCGCGGTCAACATGCTGATCCGGAAACCCGGCGGCCTGCCGCCGCTGGACCTGGAACTGGCCCAGACGCTCGCCGACGTCACCGCCGTCTCCCTGGTCACCTGGTCCGCGGACCGGGTGCGGCCCGCCGACGTCAGCGGCCGGGTCCAGGCCGCCCTGGCCGCCAAGGCCACCGTCGACATGGCGTCCGGCATGATCGCCGAGGTCGGCGGCCTGTCCCTGCCCGAGGCCCGTGCCGCCCTGCGCGCCCATGCCGGCGGCCACCGCGGGCGGTTGCTGGACACCGCGCAGGCCCTCGTCCGGCGCACCCTGTCGCCGCGGGACGTGCTGACCGCGGACGCTGACGCGCCGCCCGCACGCGACTAG
- a CDS encoding GAF and ANTAR domain-containing protein → MPPDRPDEWAGGGASADYRGRLRVSEALAAAAREVTDPRRVPDALCAACVRLLPVSGASVSISGGRGVQMTWCASDRVAARLAELQYTMGDGPCHSALEQGAPVLASDLTAGRDARRWPIFAHEAVGLGVSAVFSLPLGVSGAALGTLDLYCDRVGGLSEPDLRTALWVRDAVTYALMSTQPAHPGTEEATDEEVASWVEASEADHTEVYQAVGMVMVQLDVDPEQALDRMRARAFVEGRTVSQVAREVLARKLRFEPEPGGENGDDGPQDDGRRDGEGRDGDRS, encoded by the coding sequence GTGGGCGGGTGGCGGCGCGTCCGCGGACTACCGGGGACGGCTGCGGGTCAGCGAGGCGCTGGCCGCGGCGGCCCGGGAGGTCACGGACCCGCGGCGGGTCCCGGACGCGCTGTGCGCGGCCTGCGTACGGCTGCTGCCGGTCAGCGGGGCCTCGGTGTCCATCTCCGGGGGCCGGGGCGTCCAGATGACCTGGTGCGCCAGCGACCGGGTGGCGGCCCGGCTGGCCGAGCTGCAGTACACGATGGGGGACGGGCCCTGCCACTCCGCCCTCGAACAGGGCGCCCCGGTCCTCGCGTCCGACCTCACCGCGGGCCGCGACGCGCGGCGCTGGCCGATCTTCGCGCACGAGGCGGTCGGGCTCGGCGTGTCCGCGGTGTTCTCCCTGCCCCTGGGCGTCAGCGGGGCCGCCCTCGGCACCCTCGACCTGTACTGCGACCGGGTCGGCGGCCTGTCCGAACCGGACCTGCGGACGGCGCTGTGGGTGCGGGACGCCGTCACGTACGCCCTGATGAGCACCCAGCCGGCGCACCCGGGCACCGAGGAGGCCACCGACGAGGAGGTAGCGTCCTGGGTGGAGGCGTCGGAAGCCGACCACACCGAGGTCTACCAGGCGGTCGGCATGGTGATGGTGCAGCTCGACGTCGACCCGGAGCAGGCCCTGGACCGGATGCGGGCCCGCGCCTTCGTCGAGGGCCGTACCGTCAGCCAGGTGGCCCGGGAGGTCCTGGCACGCAAGCTCCGCTTCGAGCCGGAGCCCGGCGGCGAGAACGGCGACGACGGCCCTCAGGACGACGGCCGGCGCGACGGAGAGGGAAGGGACGGTGACCGGTCATGA